The Streptomyces sp. NBC_01275 genome has a segment encoding these proteins:
- a CDS encoding sugar ABC transporter ATP-binding protein yields the protein MTATNLRIRGLTKSFGGVKALDDVDLTVPAGQVHALLGHNGAGKSTLIKCLGGAFPPDAGTIEVDGAEYTRLSPRQSIAAGVAIIFQTLSVVGSLTVAENVFLGQEWTRYGTVDRRAQETLAAGLLERVAASCSPRDRVGELPMGQRQLVEIAKALSRSASVLVLDEPTAALSDAESHALAERVEDLRGQGLGIVYVTHLLSEVERLADAVTVLRDGRVDYHSTVSGHSRRQLVDTIVGQGRTAAPGPDRSDQPGSGGRSARLLAVDGLTGPGFGPVGFEVAGGEIVGLYGLIGSGRTRILETLFGRRRRSGGTVHVGERPVAPRRPAEALAAGISLVPADRRGQGLFGGLTAQDNVLLPVVRPLARGPLRSLRAERRAFDALAAAVHLRPARPELPAAAFSGGNQQKLVLGRWINEARDTDVLLLDEPTQGVDVGARQEIYQVVEGLAAERRTAVLFASSDPEEIVALAHRCLIVARGRVVGELSGTELTEEALLSAVHDTDAPAGTGADTGADTGTGTRTGEGPR from the coding sequence ATGACGGCGACGAACCTGCGCATCCGCGGGCTCACCAAGTCCTTCGGCGGGGTGAAGGCCCTCGACGACGTGGACCTCACCGTGCCGGCCGGCCAGGTCCACGCCCTGCTGGGCCACAACGGCGCCGGCAAGTCCACCCTGATCAAGTGCCTCGGCGGCGCGTTCCCGCCCGACGCGGGGACGATCGAGGTGGACGGCGCCGAGTACACCCGCCTGAGCCCGCGACAGTCGATCGCGGCCGGAGTGGCGATCATCTTCCAGACCCTGAGCGTCGTCGGCTCCCTCACCGTCGCCGAGAACGTCTTCCTCGGCCAGGAGTGGACGCGTTACGGCACGGTCGACCGCCGCGCCCAGGAGACCCTCGCCGCCGGCCTGCTGGAACGGGTCGCCGCGAGCTGCTCGCCACGCGATCGCGTCGGTGAACTCCCCATGGGCCAAAGGCAGTTGGTGGAGATCGCGAAGGCGCTCAGCCGCAGCGCGTCGGTCCTCGTCCTGGACGAGCCGACCGCGGCGCTGTCCGACGCCGAGAGCCACGCCCTGGCGGAACGCGTCGAGGACCTGCGCGGCCAGGGCCTGGGCATCGTCTACGTCACGCATCTGCTGTCGGAGGTCGAGCGCCTCGCGGACGCGGTGACCGTACTGCGGGACGGGCGGGTCGACTACCACTCCACGGTGTCGGGGCACAGCCGCAGGCAGCTGGTCGACACCATCGTCGGCCAGGGACGCACGGCGGCCCCCGGGCCCGACCGCTCCGACCAGCCCGGCTCCGGTGGCCGGTCCGCGCGCCTGCTGGCCGTGGACGGGCTGACCGGGCCCGGGTTCGGCCCGGTCGGTTTCGAGGTGGCAGGCGGCGAGATCGTCGGGCTGTACGGGCTCATCGGATCGGGGCGTACACGGATCCTGGAGACGCTCTTCGGCCGACGCCGCAGGTCGGGCGGGACCGTGCACGTCGGCGAACGCCCGGTCGCTCCCCGGCGGCCCGCCGAGGCCCTGGCCGCCGGAATCTCCCTGGTGCCCGCGGACCGACGCGGTCAGGGCCTGTTCGGAGGGCTCACCGCGCAGGACAACGTGCTCCTGCCGGTCGTACGTCCGCTCGCTCGTGGCCCGCTGCGGTCGCTCCGGGCCGAGCGACGCGCCTTCGACGCGCTGGCGGCGGCCGTCCATCTGCGGCCCGCCCGGCCCGAACTGCCCGCCGCGGCCTTCTCCGGCGGCAACCAGCAGAAGCTCGTCCTCGGCCGCTGGATCAACGAGGCCCGCGACACCGACGTCCTGCTGCTCGACGAACCGACCCAGGGCGTCGACGTCGGGGCCCGGCAGGAGATCTACCAGGTGGTGGAAGGGCTCGCCGCCGAACGGCGCACAGCGGTGCTGTTCGCGTCCAGCGACCCCGAGGAGATCGTGGCGCTCGCCCACCGCTGTCTGATCGTCGCCCGTGGACGCGTCGTCGGTGAGCTGTCCGGCACGGAACTCACCGAAGAGGCCCTCCTGTCGGCCGTCCACGACACGGACGCCCCCGCCGGCACAGGCGCCGACACAGGCGCCGACACCGGCACCGGCACTCGAACAGGCGAGGGACCACGATGA
- a CDS encoding alpha/beta fold hydrolase gives MTDHLSHGEKLVEINDVELCFETFGNPAHPAILLIDGATASMLWWEAELCEQIARGDRFVIRYDNRDTGRSTSYPPGRPGYTFTDLAGDALGILDALHVERAHIVCRSMSGGIGLVIGVDHPDRVESLTFVSTSTGEDGLPPPSDELTSGIPARPDPADSGAVVDFLVASAKACSGGSPYFDETATRALVERDVARTHDIAATLVNHYAMTFDGSSRDVASVKAPTLVVHGDHDPVLPLPHGRALRDALPGATLLVLEGAGHDLPKPLWDVFLPALLQHTGGGRP, from the coding sequence ATGACCGATCACCTTTCGCACGGTGAGAAGCTCGTCGAGATCAACGATGTCGAGCTGTGCTTCGAGACCTTCGGAAACCCCGCGCACCCGGCGATCCTGCTCATCGACGGTGCGACCGCCTCGATGCTGTGGTGGGAAGCCGAGCTGTGCGAACAGATCGCGCGCGGCGACCGGTTCGTGATCCGCTACGACAACCGGGACACCGGCAGATCCACCAGCTACCCGCCAGGGCGGCCGGGCTACACGTTCACCGACCTGGCCGGGGACGCGCTCGGCATCCTGGACGCGCTGCACGTCGAGCGCGCGCACATCGTCTGCCGGTCCATGTCCGGCGGAATCGGGCTCGTCATCGGGGTGGACCACCCCGACCGGGTGGAGTCGCTGACGTTCGTCTCCACCTCCACGGGCGAGGACGGACTCCCGCCGCCGTCGGACGAGCTCACCAGCGGCATCCCCGCCCGCCCGGACCCCGCCGATTCCGGCGCGGTGGTGGACTTTCTCGTCGCGTCGGCGAAGGCGTGCTCGGGCGGCTCGCCCTACTTCGACGAGACCGCCACGCGCGCGCTGGTCGAGCGGGACGTGGCCCGCACTCACGACATCGCGGCCACCCTCGTCAACCACTACGCGATGACCTTCGACGGGTCGTCCCGCGATGTCGCCTCCGTCAAGGCGCCGACCCTGGTGGTGCACGGCGACCACGACCCGGTTCTCCCGCTCCCACACGGACGAGCGCTGCGCGACGCGCTTCCCGGCGCGACGCTGCTCGTCCTGGAAGGCGCCGGGCACGACCTGCCGAAGCCGCTGTGGGACGTGTTCCTCCCGGCTCTGCTCCAGCACACCGGAGGCGGCCGACCATGA
- a CDS encoding DsbA family protein: protein MKLVQVFDAYCGWSYGFAPTLDELLRRHPDLGVEVVSGGLFIGPRRVPIQEFGNVRAANAKISELTGVSFGSGYARLIADDSFVMDSEAAARGVAVLRQAAPDRIVELAAALQQAFYVDGMSLSDPATYRAVADTAGLDSDAVVGAFTAPGPAAAAKVEFTRAAGLGVDSFPALLAVEGHRTTPLAVGHATADQIDQRLHALTTAS, encoded by the coding sequence ATGAAGCTCGTCCAAGTCTTCGATGCCTACTGCGGCTGGTCGTACGGTTTCGCGCCGACCCTGGACGAACTCCTCCGCCGTCACCCCGACCTGGGCGTGGAAGTGGTGTCCGGAGGTCTGTTCATCGGCCCGCGCCGGGTGCCGATCCAGGAGTTCGGCAACGTTCGGGCCGCCAACGCCAAGATCAGCGAACTGACCGGGGTCAGCTTCGGGTCCGGTTACGCGCGGCTGATCGCGGACGACTCCTTCGTGATGGACTCCGAGGCCGCCGCGCGGGGTGTGGCCGTGTTGCGGCAGGCCGCGCCCGACCGCATCGTGGAACTGGCCGCCGCGCTACAGCAGGCGTTCTACGTGGACGGCATGAGCCTGTCCGACCCGGCCACCTACCGTGCCGTCGCCGACACCGCCGGCCTGGACTCGGACGCCGTCGTCGGCGCGTTCACCGCGCCGGGTCCGGCCGCCGCCGCAAAGGTCGAGTTCACTCGGGCAGCAGGCCTGGGCGTGGACAGCTTCCCCGCCCTGCTCGCCGTCGAAGGCCACCGCACCACGCCCCTGGCCGTCGGCCATGCCACCGCCGACCAGATCGACCAGCGCCTGCACGCCCTCACGACCGCATCCTGA
- a CDS encoding LysR family transcriptional regulator — MSDVELRHLTAMAAVADEGSFGRAAARLGYTQSTVSQQIAALEKAVGGAVFDRPGGPKPVRITPLGTVVLAHGRDLLAKAQAMAAAVDRFKAGDGRVDIGAFQSVSNVILPLVVRGLRDEHPGCDIRLFEEETDQPQVHELDLMFFDGRVDGDVEHRKLLDDPYLLVALRGTFPDGPVRPARLDGAPMVAHPPICDQARLEQALARRGVRPHIVCRTAGNETVLSMVRAGMGSAVLPQLAVHGADVGSDASLCVHELKPGLPPREIFLLWQAHRTHSPLAARAIEIAVEVAGEIAQRT, encoded by the coding sequence ATGTCCGACGTCGAACTGCGGCATCTCACCGCGATGGCCGCCGTGGCCGACGAGGGCTCGTTCGGGCGGGCGGCCGCGCGGCTCGGGTACACCCAGTCGACGGTGAGTCAGCAGATCGCGGCTTTGGAGAAAGCCGTCGGCGGTGCCGTGTTCGACCGGCCGGGCGGGCCGAAACCGGTGCGGATCACCCCGCTCGGCACGGTGGTGCTGGCACACGGACGCGATCTGCTGGCGAAGGCCCAGGCGATGGCGGCAGCCGTCGACCGGTTCAAGGCCGGCGACGGCCGGGTCGACATCGGCGCCTTCCAGAGCGTGTCCAACGTGATCCTGCCGCTGGTCGTACGCGGACTTCGGGACGAGCATCCCGGCTGCGACATCAGGCTGTTCGAGGAGGAGACCGACCAGCCACAAGTCCATGAGCTCGACCTGATGTTCTTCGACGGCCGCGTCGACGGCGACGTCGAACACCGCAAACTGCTCGACGATCCCTACCTGTTGGTGGCCCTCCGCGGCACCTTCCCCGACGGTCCGGTGCGCCCGGCCCGACTCGACGGCGCACCGATGGTGGCGCACCCGCCGATCTGCGACCAGGCCCGGCTGGAGCAGGCGCTCGCACGCCGCGGCGTTCGGCCGCACATCGTGTGCCGCACCGCGGGCAACGAAACGGTGCTGTCGATGGTGCGCGCCGGAATGGGTTCGGCGGTCCTGCCGCAACTCGCCGTCCACGGCGCCGACGTCGGCTCCGACGCGTCGCTGTGCGTCCACGAGCTCAAGCCAGGACTCCCGCCACGCGAGATCTTCCTGCTGTGGCAGGCACATCGCACTCACTCCCCGCTCGCGGCACGGGCGATCGAGATCGCCGTGGAAGTAGCGGGCGAGATCGCCCAGCGCACTTGA
- a CDS encoding nuclear transport factor 2 family protein, whose amino-acid sequence MHETTDFRTSTAPADVVRRQYLASAAGDLEALRATLADDVEWTEMAGFPLAGTYRTPDGVTANVMEQLGKAWDNWTAHDDTYVVDGENVVVLARYTATNKSTGKSIDVRVAHHFVVRGGRIVRFEQFVDTAKVREAMSA is encoded by the coding sequence ATGCACGAGACGACCGACTTCCGCACATCCACCGCCCCCGCCGATGTGGTGCGACGCCAGTACCTCGCCTCCGCGGCCGGTGATCTCGAAGCTCTGAGGGCCACGCTGGCCGACGACGTGGAATGGACCGAGATGGCCGGCTTCCCGCTGGCCGGCACCTACCGCACCCCCGACGGCGTCACCGCCAACGTGATGGAACAACTGGGCAAGGCCTGGGACAACTGGACCGCCCACGACGACACCTACGTCGTCGACGGCGAGAACGTCGTGGTGCTGGCCCGCTACACCGCCACCAACAAGTCCACCGGCAAGAGCATCGACGTCCGCGTCGCCCACCACTTCGTCGTCCGCGGCGGCCGTATCGTCCGCTTCGAACAGTTCGTGGACACCGCCAAGGTCCGCGAAGCGATGTCGGCCTGA
- a CDS encoding LuxR C-terminal-related transcriptional regulator, giving the protein MLSHHQIAAATRIGMLTRQRDTAAACAEALHTLGGALPQDAVTMVGLDPLTGAHVQVAGIGYAPKISEALAAEFVGTPWFRKVVTQPLPPSISQDSVSGSAEERFCDGRFYAERVRPAGFRDGMTGALRHHGRYVGLIHLSTERAGAYGTEAQHLLASVMPALAALADPTAPTDDFHDLSETAAAALATPGGVVDLPGRTRPRVLDDAVFHPLLRAFDAVHGERLRLLWPVGRDWRRIVLHRYGRGAGAIRQAVLVHETPTDLPYGLSPRELEVLTRAAMGHTNQDIAQGLFLSPRTVHSHVEHMLRKTGTSSRAEATALAVRDGLLRPAPEDLAHFVERRPGGR; this is encoded by the coding sequence ATGCTCAGTCACCACCAGATCGCGGCCGCCACCCGCATCGGCATGCTCACCCGGCAACGGGACACCGCCGCGGCCTGTGCGGAGGCCCTCCACACCCTCGGGGGAGCGTTGCCCCAGGACGCCGTGACGATGGTCGGGCTCGACCCGCTCACCGGGGCCCACGTCCAGGTGGCCGGAATCGGCTACGCGCCGAAGATCTCCGAGGCGCTGGCGGCGGAGTTCGTCGGCACCCCGTGGTTCCGCAAGGTCGTCACCCAGCCGCTGCCGCCCTCCATCTCCCAGGACTCGGTCTCCGGCAGTGCCGAGGAGCGCTTCTGCGACGGCAGGTTCTATGCGGAACGCGTACGCCCCGCCGGCTTCCGCGACGGCATGACCGGCGCGCTGCGGCACCACGGCCGTTACGTCGGCCTGATCCACCTCTCCACGGAGCGGGCCGGCGCCTACGGCACCGAGGCGCAGCATCTGCTCGCCTCGGTGATGCCCGCCCTGGCGGCGCTCGCCGACCCCACGGCCCCGACCGACGACTTCCACGACCTGTCCGAGACGGCCGCGGCCGCGCTGGCCACGCCCGGCGGCGTCGTCGACCTGCCCGGTCGCACCAGGCCGCGCGTGCTGGACGACGCCGTCTTCCACCCTCTGCTCAGGGCCTTCGACGCCGTACACGGCGAGCGGCTGCGCCTGCTGTGGCCGGTGGGCCGCGACTGGCGCCGGATCGTGCTCCACCGCTACGGCCGCGGCGCGGGCGCCATCCGGCAGGCGGTGCTCGTGCACGAGACGCCGACCGACCTCCCGTACGGACTGAGCCCCCGCGAGCTGGAGGTGCTCACCCGGGCGGCCATGGGCCACACCAACCAGGACATCGCGCAAGGACTCTTCCTCTCCCCGCGCACGGTGCACAGTCATGTCGAGCACATGCTCCGCAAGACGGGCACCTCGTCCCGCGCGGAGGCCACGGCCCTCGCGGTCCGGGACGGACTCCTGCGGCCGGCCCCCGAAGACCTGGCGCACTTCGTCGAGAGGCGTCCGGGCGGCCGCTGA
- a CDS encoding aquaporin, giving the protein MPTTAADARAARSAPVVARHYPLREFALTAVLLGPRSGGATNPARPFGPALLSGDHSHLAVHLIAPVLGSVLGAGIHKPLKGHPHARDDRLPHIHRPRRCGATPVPRLRGR; this is encoded by the coding sequence ATGCCCACCACCGCCGCCGACGCCCGAGCCGCCCGTTCTGCACCGGTCGTCGCACGCCACTACCCGCTGCGCGAGTTCGCGCTGACGGCTGTGCTCCTCGGGCCGCGCAGCGGCGGCGCGACGAACCCGGCCCGCCCCTTCGGCCCCGCGCTCCTCTCCGGGGACCACAGCCACCTGGCCGTCCACCTGATCGCGCCTGTTCTCGGCAGCGTCCTCGGCGCGGGTATCCACAAGCCACTGAAAGGCCACCCCCATGCACGAGACGACCGACTTCCGCACATCCACCGCCCCCGCCGATGTGGTGCGACGCCAGTACCTCGCCTCCGCGGCCGGTGA
- a CDS encoding MBL fold metallo-hydrolase, translated as MSTLDFKVLDLDFPVGSKNKTATLITGEEQAFLIDAGFTRADGHRLVAEILDSGKTLTKVFISHADPDFYWGAEVIADAFPQAEIVATPLVIEHIAAAYEGKLKAWEAVGANRPTRLVELAELTGDVTFEGHVFQLKGGHPGLPDRHYLWQAEHRAIVAGVLLFQNEHVWVADTATSESRAVWIELLDEMTALDPAFAVPGHRLPTTTVDASPIAYTRDYLTAFEVEADKADSGEALTKALVALYPDSGMLIAAQLGAKVAKGEMTWG; from the coding sequence ATGAGCACCCTCGACTTCAAGGTCCTCGACCTGGACTTCCCCGTCGGCTCCAAGAACAAGACCGCCACCCTGATCACCGGCGAGGAGCAGGCGTTCCTGATCGACGCCGGGTTCACCCGTGCCGACGGGCACCGTCTGGTCGCCGAGATCCTCGACTCCGGCAAGACGCTGACCAAGGTCTTCATCAGCCACGCCGACCCCGACTTCTACTGGGGCGCCGAAGTGATCGCCGACGCCTTCCCCCAGGCCGAGATCGTCGCCACCCCGCTGGTCATCGAGCACATCGCAGCCGCGTACGAGGGGAAGCTCAAGGCCTGGGAGGCCGTCGGCGCCAACCGCCCCACCCGGCTGGTCGAACTGGCCGAACTGACTGGCGACGTCACCTTCGAGGGCCACGTGTTCCAGCTCAAGGGCGGCCACCCCGGTCTGCCCGACCGCCACTACCTGTGGCAGGCCGAGCACCGGGCGATCGTCGCCGGCGTCCTGCTGTTCCAGAACGAGCACGTCTGGGTCGCCGACACCGCCACCTCCGAGTCGCGCGCCGTATGGATCGAGCTGCTCGACGAGATGACGGCCCTGGACCCGGCCTTCGCCGTCCCCGGCCACCGCCTGCCCACGACCACCGTCGACGCGAGCCCGATCGCCTACACCCGCGACTACCTCACCGCGTTCGAGGTCGAAGCCGACAAGGCCGACAGCGGCGAGGCGCTGACCAAGGCACTGGTCGCCCTCTACCCGGACTCCGGGATGCTCATCGCGGCCCAGCTCGGCGCCAAGGTCGCCAAGGGCGAAATGACCTGGGGCTGA
- a CDS encoding AraC family transcriptional regulator, which produces MLERLNQAMEHIECHLDRRIEGADLARIAVTSEYHFRRLFSALAGIPLSEYIRRRRLTVAGAEVLAGDRTLLEIAVRYGYTSGEAFARAFRVMHGVGPGEARRSGASLQSQPRLSFRLTVEGSSSMRYRVVEKDEFRVVGRKARVPLVYEGVNPAIAEFIRGIGQETLQRMQSLSDQEPQGIVGVSGNLDPSRAEGTELDYYHGVVTRAAVPEDMDALTVQAGTWAVFESSGPFPQALQYLWRDVFTQWFPSNPYRSRPGPEILRTRLSQDATQADAELWIPVELTAV; this is translated from the coding sequence GTGCTGGAGCGGCTGAACCAGGCCATGGAACACATCGAGTGCCACCTTGACCGGCGGATCGAGGGGGCCGACCTGGCGCGGATCGCGGTGACTTCGGAGTACCACTTCCGGCGGCTGTTCTCCGCGCTGGCGGGAATCCCGCTGTCGGAGTACATCCGGCGCAGGCGGCTCACGGTCGCCGGCGCCGAGGTGCTGGCCGGGGACCGGACGCTGTTGGAGATCGCGGTGCGGTACGGCTACACGTCGGGGGAGGCGTTCGCGCGTGCGTTCCGCGTCATGCACGGCGTCGGTCCCGGCGAGGCCAGGCGGTCCGGTGCGAGTCTGCAGTCCCAGCCACGGCTGTCCTTCCGCCTCACCGTCGAAGGGAGTAGCAGTATGCGATACCGGGTCGTGGAGAAGGACGAGTTCCGCGTGGTCGGCAGGAAGGCGCGTGTCCCCCTCGTGTACGAGGGGGTGAACCCTGCCATCGCCGAGTTCATCCGGGGCATCGGGCAGGAGACGCTGCAGCGCATGCAGAGTCTGTCCGATCAGGAGCCGCAGGGGATCGTAGGGGTGAGCGGGAACCTCGACCCGAGTCGGGCGGAGGGAACCGAACTCGACTACTACCACGGGGTGGTGACCCGAGCCGCCGTGCCCGAGGACATGGATGCGCTCACCGTGCAGGCCGGGACGTGGGCCGTCTTCGAGAGTTCCGGGCCGTTTCCGCAGGCGCTGCAGTACCTCTGGCGGGACGTGTTCACGCAGTGGTTCCCGTCCAATCCGTACCGGAGCCGGCCGGGACCCGAGATCCTGCGGACCCGGCTGTCGCAGGACGCCACGCAGGCGGATGCGGAGCTGTGGATCCCCGTGGAGCTGACTGCGGTCTGA
- a CDS encoding sugar ABC transporter substrate-binding protein produces the protein MIQPPHIGPASRRQFLTWSGGMAAAAALAAAGCSGPQDDAAAGKAAAGSPAAAESLTRIGLDYPFTQLPLYTTLVKLSTAAAKKHDVSLVTTSDVGSADTQITNLNTWVAQKIPAIVSFPMVFEATEKIAEAALDAGLIWVTYGGSLENQSADIQFSFLEGGRLLGEAAARWAEEELGGKGKIAFLTDSTIQLGRERTKGMIDAFTKLAPGVDVVAQEQAIDPDTGLSKSNAILAKHPDLNIVLGITDAAAYGGYKALQQAGRKKGDAKTFVGGQDGSAPSLLAIRQGTFYRASAALAPQDIAAAIVDVPLAVAAGKAKPSAQVPVTLVRQSDGAKIDALLAQNA, from the coding sequence ATGATCCAGCCACCGCACATCGGCCCCGCCTCCCGCAGACAGTTCCTGACCTGGTCCGGCGGCATGGCGGCGGCCGCCGCGCTGGCCGCCGCGGGCTGCTCCGGTCCGCAGGACGACGCCGCCGCCGGAAAGGCCGCCGCCGGTTCGCCGGCGGCGGCCGAGAGCCTGACCAGGATCGGCCTCGACTACCCCTTCACCCAGCTCCCGCTCTACACCACCCTCGTCAAGCTCTCCACGGCCGCCGCCAAGAAGCACGACGTCTCCCTGGTCACGACGAGCGACGTGGGCAGCGCCGACACGCAGATCACCAACCTGAACACCTGGGTCGCCCAGAAGATCCCGGCGATCGTGTCGTTTCCCATGGTCTTCGAGGCCACGGAGAAGATCGCCGAGGCGGCCCTCGACGCCGGGCTGATCTGGGTGACGTACGGCGGGTCGCTGGAGAACCAGAGCGCCGACATCCAGTTCAGCTTCCTGGAGGGCGGCAGGCTGCTCGGCGAGGCGGCCGCGCGATGGGCCGAGGAGGAACTGGGCGGGAAGGGCAAGATCGCCTTCCTGACCGACAGCACGATCCAGCTCGGCCGGGAGCGTACGAAAGGCATGATCGACGCCTTCACGAAGCTCGCGCCGGGCGTGGACGTGGTCGCCCAGGAGCAGGCGATCGACCCGGACACCGGCCTGTCGAAGTCGAACGCGATCCTGGCCAAGCACCCGGATCTGAACATCGTCCTCGGCATCACCGACGCCGCGGCCTACGGCGGCTACAAGGCGCTTCAGCAGGCGGGCCGGAAGAAGGGCGACGCCAAGACCTTCGTCGGCGGTCAGGACGGCTCGGCGCCCTCCCTGCTCGCGATCAGACAGGGCACCTTCTACCGGGCCTCGGCGGCACTCGCGCCCCAGGACATCGCCGCCGCGATCGTGGACGTACCGCTCGCGGTCGCCGCCGGGAAGGCGAAGCCGAGCGCGCAGGTGCCGGTCACGCTGGTCCGGCAGAGCGACGGCGCGAAGATCGACGCGCTGCTCGCCCAGAACGCGTAG
- a CDS encoding RICIN domain-containing protein: MAPVPNGLYMIARPGEQLLTMEGGSSQPKTPVVLLPPTGSPGEQEWQLEVLSNGNCTIRNLRSETYLSFDGDPEVNKPVVGYPESREWALYQSEQSHTFHVVVPGGPVDGEELALDLGLLRIFPPRIALRPLDVSNQRQAWKFQFME, translated from the coding sequence TTGGCGCCTGTACCGAACGGCCTCTACATGATCGCCCGTCCCGGCGAGCAACTGCTCACGATGGAGGGAGGGTCGTCCCAGCCCAAGACCCCCGTCGTGCTGCTGCCGCCCACCGGCAGCCCCGGCGAGCAGGAATGGCAGCTGGAGGTACTCAGCAACGGCAACTGTACGATCCGCAATCTCAGGAGCGAAACGTACCTGTCCTTCGACGGTGACCCGGAGGTGAACAAGCCGGTCGTCGGATACCCCGAGTCGCGCGAGTGGGCGCTCTACCAGAGCGAGCAGTCGCACACGTTCCACGTCGTCGTCCCGGGAGGCCCCGTCGACGGCGAGGAGCTGGCCCTGGACCTCGGCCTGCTGAGGATCTTCCCGCCCCGCATCGCCCTGAGGCCGCTCGACGTCAGCAACCAACGCCAGGCGTGGAAATTCCAGTTCATGGAGTAG